One window of the Salvia splendens isolate huo1 chromosome 1, SspV2, whole genome shotgun sequence genome contains the following:
- the LOC121742350 gene encoding protein unc-50 homolog produces MLPTASTTKGRSGPQARPNSFFPYLRRIVKWQQMDIEYTFWQMLNLCTSPKVVYQHTKYHKQTKNQWARDDPAFVVICSLLLSVSLIAYCAAYDHSAGHAVFVVISTLFIHFFVIGAILATICWFFTNNYLREEAPNSYVVEQRVEWLYAFDVHCNSFFPMFVLLYVLHYFLSPLLVAHGFVPLLLSNALFMVAVSYYHYLNYLGYDVLPFLERTTLFLYPIGVVLVLSPILFLSGFNPSRYFMNMYFSQRRYIS; encoded by the exons atgctGCCTACTGCTTCAACAACAAAGGGCCGATCGGGCCCTCAAGCCCGGCCGAATTCGTTTTTCCCCTACCTCCGCAGAATAGTCAAG TGGCAACAGATGGATATTGAGTACACTTTCTGGCAAATGCTTAACCTGTGCACATCACCAAAAGTCGT ATATCAACACACCAAGTATCACAAGC AAACAAAGAACCAATGGGCACGTGATGATCCTGCATTTGTTGTCATATGTAGTCTTCTTTTGTCAGTTTCCCTTATTGCATACTGTGCTGC GTACGACCATAGTGCAGGGCATGCTGtttttgtagttatttcaaCTTTGTTCATCCATTTCTTTGTGATTGGTGCAATTTTGGCTACAATTTGTTG GTTTTTCACTAACAATTATCTTCGAGAAGAAGCTCCAAACAGTTACGTGGTGGAGCAACGGGTGGAATG GTTGTACGCCTTTGATGTACACTGCAACTCTTTCTTCCCTATGTTTGTGCTGCTTTATG TTCTTCATTATTTTCTATCACCTCTGCTAGTGGCTCATGGGTTTGTTCCTTTACTGCTATCAAATGCGCTCTTCATGGTAGCTGTATCATACTACCATTACCTGAATTACTTAGGTTATGATG TATTGCCCTTCCTGGAGAGGACCACTTTGTTCCTGTATCCAATTGGTGTTGTCCTAGTTCTTTCCCCCATAC TATTTCTCAGTGGCTTCAACCCATCGAGATATTTCATGAACATGTATTTTAGCCAAAGGCGATACATCAGCTAA
- the LOC121742358 gene encoding RNA pseudouridine synthase 4, mitochondrial-like: MAERLLLRQIIRRPATVKIILTKLVYEQKCWYTAASDGENYDKEKNTNQWLILPPFNPAPDASSIGKKLYGRPDETNASALNWILKCCPHLPRSLVQKLFRLRQVRKQSSSAGSKDQRPRRVGAKDLMDIGDRICLPKSVDDKSHPTVEEKNQSFSSEEERRFVQSLELYKDSAIIVINKPPGMPVQGGVGIRRSLDELAAKYLRYDCMEPPRLVHRLDRDSTGILVMGRTQLSTTVLHSVFREKTIGASNDILGSKRILHKRYWALVIGSPRRRQGSVSVPLIKVVVDNGKSERITVADNSNRLSGQHAVTDYRVIASSPSGYTWLELSPLTGRKHQLRVHCAEVLGTPIVGDYKYGRQAHKKIGHYLESASDHLKLSDMPSKDEKDTELESGSISDEQFSLHLHCKEMVVPDISVVLQNGNISDVDSARIRDIVLRAPLPAHMQRSWDLLSSNHNF, translated from the exons ATGGCGGAGCGCCTTCTCCTCCGACAAATTATCCGGCGGCCAGCGACGGTGAAAATAATTTTAACCAAGTTGGTCTACGAACAGAAATGTTGGTACACCGCAGCCAGCGACGGTGAAAACtatgataaagaaaaaaataccaaTCAATGGCTGATATTGCCTCCATTCAACCCCGCCCCCGACGCTTCTTCTATCGGGAAAAAACTGTACGGACGACCGGACGAAACCAATGCGTCGGCGCTTAATTGGATTCTCAAGTGCTGTCCTCATCTGCCGAGGTCTCTCGTTCAGAAACTCTTTCGCTTAAGACAg GTGCGAAAGCAAAGCTCCAGTGCCGGATCTAAAGACCAGCGGCCAAGAAGG GTAGGAGCCAAAGATTTGATGGACATTGGTGATAGGATATGCCTTCCCAAATCTGTTGATGATAAGTCTCACCCAACAGTCGAAGAGAAGAACCAGAGCTTTTCCAGTGAAGAAGAACGGAGATTTGTTCAAAGCCTCGAGTTGTATAAG GACTCTGCTATAATTGTCATCAATAAACCACCTGGAATGCCTGTTCAG GGTGGCGTTGGGATAAGGAGAAGTCTAGATGAGCTGGCTGCCAAGTATCTGAGATATGACTGCATGGAGCCTCCTCGTCTG GTGCACAGACTTGATAGAGACAGCACCGGCATATTAGTGATGGGAAGGACACAGTTGAGCACTACAGTCCTGCATTCTGTTTTTCGTGAGAAAACCATTGGAGCTTCAAATGAC ATTCTTGGCAGTAAAAGAATTCTTCACAAGAGGTATTGGGCTCTAGTTATCGGATCTCCAAGACGTCGACAAGGGTCAGTTTCTGTCCCCTTGATAAAG GTGGTGGTTGACAATGGAAAATCTGAGAGAATTACTGTGGCTGATAATAGCAACAGATTGTCAGGGCAGCATGCTGTAACAGATTACCGAGTAATAGCATCTTCACCCAGCG GTTATACATGGTTAGAGCTTTCGCCACTTACTGGAAGAAAGCACCAG CTTCGAGTCCATTGTGCGGAAGTATTGGGGACACCAATAGTTGGAGACTACAAGTATGGGCGACAAGCTCATAAGAAAATAGGACACTATCTCGAGTCGGCTTCAGATCATCTTAAACTGAGTGACATGCCATCCAAAGATGAAAAGGACACTGAGTTGGAAAGTGGAAGCATATCAGATGAACAATTCTCCCTTCATCTTCATTGCAAGGAGATGGTCGTGCCGGACATTTCAGTTGTCTTGCAAAATGGCAACATAAGTGATGTAGACTCTGCACGAATCAGAGATATTGTGTTAAGAGCTCCTTTGCCTGCACACATGCAAAGAAGTTGGGACCTACTGAGTTCAAATCATAATTTCTGA